One window from the genome of Mucilaginibacter ginsenosidivorans encodes:
- a CDS encoding aspartyl protease family protein codes for MLFKILHRASILPALTLITWICFTGVPAEAQYFDLNNGVKSSTLHFRLIRNLVVIKLKINDKGPFNFILDTGVGMMVITDPKMVDSINLQSKRTIRIAGLGEGDDFEAYVTPPLKIDIPDLTSYDVAATMLRTEHFNLSGFVGIPIHGLLGYEFFNNLAVKMNFVDSTLTVYRPKDVRLFRRGEKIPITVEARKPYMQAVVLLPNGLMQQCKLIIDLGAGHPVSLENMIKKHGLPQKFIAANLGVGLAGPIFGFLSRIDEIDVGKYKIKKVITSFPNDYDSTTLKYMSVSRDGNLGIGLLKRFNVIFDYPDNAMYLKPNAAFHNPFEHDMSGIEYYAGGEDFKHIIVSRVEPGSSADEVGLVKDDEITAINFKPVAEMSLEEIDNIFRSKDGRNLLIEVFHDHKYDRVILTLKRRI; via the coding sequence TTGTTATTCAAAATACTTCATAGGGCTTCTATCCTGCCTGCTTTAACGTTGATAACATGGATATGCTTTACTGGTGTGCCAGCAGAGGCGCAATATTTCGATCTGAATAACGGCGTCAAGTCCTCTACCTTACATTTCAGGCTTATCAGGAACCTCGTTGTTATCAAGCTAAAGATAAATGACAAGGGGCCATTTAATTTTATATTGGACACCGGGGTTGGGATGATGGTAATAACCGACCCGAAAATGGTAGACTCGATAAATCTGCAAAGTAAGCGAACGATAAGAATAGCCGGCTTGGGTGAGGGTGATGACTTTGAGGCCTATGTCACTCCCCCTCTAAAGATAGATATACCCGATTTGACCAGCTATGATGTAGCAGCCACCATGCTAAGGACCGAACATTTTAACTTATCGGGCTTTGTAGGTATCCCAATACACGGGTTGTTGGGGTATGAGTTTTTCAACAACCTGGCGGTAAAAATGAATTTTGTTGACAGCACGCTTACTGTTTACAGACCGAAAGATGTCCGCCTGTTCCGAAGGGGTGAAAAAATACCCATTACTGTAGAAGCGCGTAAACCCTATATGCAGGCAGTTGTCCTTTTACCAAATGGCTTAATGCAGCAGTGCAAACTGATCATCGACCTTGGAGCAGGGCACCCTGTCTCGCTCGAAAACATGATCAAGAAACATGGCCTTCCTCAAAAATTCATCGCAGCAAATTTAGGTGTCGGGCTTGCCGGTCCTATTTTTGGCTTTCTTAGCAGGATAGATGAAATCGACGTCGGAAAATATAAAATAAAAAAGGTTATCACTTCTTTCCCGAACGACTACGATTCCACCACGTTAAAATATATGTCCGTATCAAGGGACGGAAACCTGGGAATTGGCTTGCTTAAGCGTTTTAATGTCATATTTGATTACCCGGACAATGCCATGTACCTGAAACCTAATGCAGCATTTCACAACCCCTTTGAACATGATATGAGCGGAATAGAATATTACGCGGGAGGCGAAGATTTTAAACACATTATCGTAAGCAGGGTTGAACCAGGCTCGTCGGCTGATGAAGTTGGATTAGTTAAGGACGATGAAATTACGGCGATAAATTTTAAACCTGTGGCGGAAATGTCTCTGGAGGAAATAGATAATATTTTCAGATCAAAAGACGGTCGAAACCTGCTCATCGAAGTCTTCCACGACCATAAATATGACAGGGTAATACTTACCCTGAAACGAAGGATCTGA
- a CDS encoding metallophosphoesterase family protein gives MNAKKTKTRAGANQPPRFGETQVTPDPTKFRLKHLSDQEAYNLVQKKLLQPIPKPKNPDNLVLKLETVLGRSEGNKIIKDIQKEGKIVFHMVGDTGPTGGPKNIDKVTDKLQNDFLGEPDGEAPRFLFHLGDIVYSFGEGKYYYDQFYEPFRNYQAPILAIPGNHDGLVYETDPTPTLDAFLRNFVTEKPVTSTDAGGLSRTTMIQPAVYFAFDAPFVTIIGLYSNVLEDPGVISSEGHADSPVSDEQLAFLTSQLKRVKNSGNAVIVAVHHPPFAWGGDHGGSPKMLKEIDDACKEADFWPHAVISGHAHNQQRFTRTVGDFDIPYIIIGNSGHNCLSLKSTKTTALRAPINLTKDLIFESYDDKNYGYLRLVCDSKQLRIEYHDDDPDQKSYSDAVTVDLKTHTMISN, from the coding sequence ATGAACGCTAAGAAAACCAAGACTCGGGCGGGCGCCAATCAACCACCCCGCTTCGGCGAAACGCAAGTAACCCCCGATCCGACAAAATTCAGGCTGAAACACCTGTCAGATCAAGAGGCTTATAACCTGGTACAGAAAAAATTACTTCAGCCTATTCCTAAACCCAAAAATCCTGACAATCTGGTTCTGAAATTAGAAACCGTTCTCGGAAGGTCCGAAGGGAATAAAATCATAAAGGACATACAGAAAGAAGGAAAGATTGTATTTCACATGGTTGGCGATACCGGCCCAACCGGGGGCCCAAAGAATATCGATAAAGTGACGGACAAACTTCAAAACGATTTTTTAGGCGAGCCTGACGGAGAAGCGCCCCGTTTTTTATTTCATTTAGGAGACATTGTTTATAGCTTCGGCGAAGGGAAATATTATTATGACCAATTTTATGAACCTTTTCGAAATTATCAAGCTCCTATATTGGCAATACCCGGTAATCATGACGGGCTGGTTTATGAGACCGATCCTACGCCTACGCTTGACGCTTTTCTCAGGAATTTTGTAACTGAAAAACCGGTCACCTCTACTGACGCTGGCGGGCTTAGCCGAACAACAATGATACAGCCAGCGGTTTATTTTGCTTTTGATGCCCCATTCGTTACCATAATAGGCCTTTATAGCAATGTTCTTGAGGACCCGGGTGTGATATCAAGCGAAGGGCATGCCGATTCGCCTGTATCTGATGAGCAACTCGCCTTTTTAACTTCACAATTAAAACGTGTAAAAAATTCGGGCAATGCTGTAATTGTAGCGGTACATCACCCGCCTTTTGCATGGGGCGGCGATCATGGAGGCAGCCCAAAAATGTTGAAAGAAATAGACGATGCCTGCAAAGAAGCTGATTTTTGGCCGCACGCCGTTATATCGGGTCATGCACATAATCAACAGCGCTTTACCCGCACAGTCGGCGATTTTGATATCCCCTATATTATCATTGGCAACAGCGGTCATAACTGCTTGTCTTTGAAAAGCACAAAAACCACGGCTTTAAGAGCGCCCATCAACCTCACAAAAGATTTAATATTTGAAAGTTACGATGATAAAAACTACGGGTACTTACGGTTAGTTTGTGATAGCAAACAATTAAGAATAGAATATCATGACGACGATCCAGATCAAAAAAGCTACAGCGATGCTGTAACTGTTGATCTGAAGACGCACACAATGATCTCTAACTAA
- a CDS encoding GH25 family lysozyme has product MSTLSVGSVGAEVQLLQRDLSFLGYNVTIDGDFGNGTKAIVTQFQTDHELSADGVVGPNTWTALDNLVPQGLDISHHNGSINWAGLSPHIQFVYCKASQGATFTDPMFQSYIGALKQKQLIYGAYHFLTFQDSAESQVDNFLNCGLDFSAPGTLPPALDIEEQVPDSLNPYILQNRGACVQLISDWLQLVQTRTGRTPVIYSYKSFWKEYLGNPATFGNNPLWIASYQVNQPGLPPGWNDYAIWQYYGAEDESAGQRDQNLIKGGMGALKKLALIG; this is encoded by the coding sequence ATGAGCACACTTTCCGTAGGTTCAGTAGGAGCCGAAGTACAATTACTGCAGCGTGATCTTTCTTTTTTAGGCTACAATGTTACCATTGATGGCGATTTTGGTAACGGCACCAAAGCCATTGTAACACAGTTCCAAACTGATCACGAGCTGAGCGCCGACGGCGTGGTGGGGCCAAACACATGGACCGCTCTCGACAACCTCGTACCACAGGGACTAGATATATCCCACCATAACGGCAGCATCAATTGGGCCGGCCTGTCGCCGCATATACAATTTGTATATTGCAAGGCAAGCCAGGGCGCCACTTTTACCGACCCAATGTTTCAAAGCTATATCGGCGCCCTTAAACAAAAACAGCTTATTTATGGCGCCTATCATTTCCTTACGTTCCAGGACTCAGCCGAATCACAAGTGGACAATTTCCTCAATTGCGGCCTGGATTTTTCAGCCCCCGGCACGCTGCCTCCGGCCTTAGATATCGAGGAACAGGTGCCCGATAGCCTGAACCCATATATACTTCAAAACCGTGGCGCCTGCGTCCAACTCATCAGCGATTGGCTGCAGCTTGTGCAAACGCGAACGGGCCGTACCCCGGTTATCTATAGCTACAAAAGTTTCTGGAAAGAGTACCTTGGCAACCCGGCAACATTTGGTAACAACCCCTTGTGGATAGCGTCTTATCAAGTCAATCAACCCGGGCTGCCGCCCGGCTGGAACGACTATGCCATTTGGCAATACTATGGTGCTGAAGATGAATCAGCCGGTCAACGCGATCAAAACCTTATTAAAGGCGGTATGGGCGCTTTAAAAAAGCTGGCGTTGATAGGTTGA
- a CDS encoding outer membrane beta-barrel protein, producing MYFDINKVSKQILLALFFAFILSLSSYAQSGREVDGTVIDSTRLGIPGATIKLISDRGDSTVAVADGNGKFVFPSVNGTKFTITLSSLGYQNLIRHYALDNDTKPAVLDPIILKSDSHTLAGVTIVGVNPIVLKEDTVEYKASAYKVRDNAPVEDLVKKLPGVDVDVNGNVSSQGKQITKVRINGKDFMGGDVQSATKNLPADIVENIQIIDDYGDQANLTGIKTGEPDKIMNITIRKDRNYGYSLQATGGDGEDALPASQGIPNQNRYLGTLNSFRFNGDQQIALLGSINNTNVNTFSFGSPGGGGGFGGGGGRGNAGRGGGASGSLITTRNGITDAHSIGANFRDQWGKHLSVYGSYSFADNTTSTTSTNLQQNFSQANPSNTNQVANEVDQNINHRLTWNMEYKPDTVNYLKITPTFSYAKTNTTDNENVSIIRGDTTAYNSLSGGNSTSPNFGINALYNRRLGHRRNLSININFSSSHNDQFQNPTYNYISGLPNVPTYQIINVHSRTNTIGTTLSYIEPLGKTTYLELSYNFNHSLTINTKETDTTELDDPSLPLLPDSALSTNYNYTFTTNRVGLNFRKVEKKYNFTIGVAALPSVLDGYSPLTGASTHVSTFNFIPTARYVYNFSRGQMFTVNYNGSSSQPSFTQLQPTLDLSNATYLVAGNPNLKPQFTNNFTIRYNKFSFATGDIFFSNLSFQQINNQVVTNTITYPGNYTPNPRLSNTFLTRYLNADGYYTINGTVLYGKPWDKRKFTLYLGANVGYSNNVGYLTDITPATFDSTTVKNVAKNLQFTPQARIRIDITDVMDMQALTSYAINHTSNSVDNSITNGTGNIRTWNIGLNGKQYILKDWTFSYDYAKAINYGYSSAVKVTNPNILNLYLERRFLKHNQATIRIAAFDLFNQNTGFSSSTTASSFTESHVNRLSRYYLATFTLRLQKFAGKAPTQNFERGFRNGGGRRGNGEGGPGTD from the coding sequence ATGTATTTTGACATTAATAAAGTATCGAAACAAATTCTACTTGCCCTTTTTTTTGCTTTTATACTTTCCTTATCATCCTATGCCCAAAGCGGGCGCGAAGTAGATGGAACAGTTATCGATTCCACGAGGCTGGGCATACCAGGGGCAACCATAAAATTAATATCCGACAGAGGTGATAGCACTGTAGCGGTTGCCGACGGTAACGGGAAATTTGTTTTTCCATCGGTTAACGGAACTAAGTTTACAATCACATTATCCTCCCTCGGGTATCAAAACCTGATAAGGCACTACGCGCTCGACAACGACACCAAACCTGCAGTGCTCGATCCTATTATTCTAAAGTCGGACTCTCACACGCTGGCCGGAGTAACCATAGTTGGGGTTAACCCTATAGTTTTAAAAGAAGACACCGTAGAATATAAAGCCAGCGCCTATAAAGTACGCGACAACGCCCCGGTGGAAGACCTTGTTAAAAAACTACCCGGCGTAGATGTGGACGTAAACGGAAACGTCTCGTCTCAGGGCAAACAAATAACCAAAGTTCGTATCAACGGCAAAGATTTTATGGGTGGCGATGTACAAAGCGCAACTAAAAACCTTCCTGCAGATATAGTTGAAAATATACAGATAATTGATGACTATGGCGACCAGGCTAATCTAACCGGTATTAAGACAGGAGAGCCTGATAAGATAATGAATATCACCATTCGCAAGGACAGGAACTACGGTTATTCCCTGCAAGCAACCGGCGGTGATGGAGAGGATGCGCTGCCAGCCAGCCAGGGGATACCTAATCAGAATCGTTACCTGGGCACATTGAATTCCTTTCGTTTCAACGGCGATCAGCAAATAGCGCTGTTGGGCAGCATTAATAACACAAACGTCAATACATTTTCGTTTGGCTCTCCGGGAGGGGGTGGTGGCTTTGGCGGAGGGGGCGGCAGGGGGAACGCCGGACGCGGAGGCGGAGCCAGCGGCAGCCTGATAACAACCCGAAATGGCATAACCGATGCGCATTCTATCGGTGCAAACTTCCGCGATCAATGGGGAAAACATCTATCCGTTTACGGCAGTTATAGCTTCGCCGACAATACCACCTCAACTACCAGCACCAATCTCCAGCAAAATTTTTCACAGGCAAATCCAAGTAATACAAACCAGGTTGCCAATGAAGTAGACCAGAATATCAATCACCGGCTTACCTGGAACATGGAATATAAACCCGACACGGTCAATTATTTGAAAATAACACCCACATTTTCTTATGCCAAAACGAACACGACAGATAACGAAAATGTGAGCATTATAAGAGGTGATACCACGGCTTATAATTCATTGTCAGGCGGCAATTCCACCTCGCCAAATTTTGGTATTAATGCCTTATATAACCGCAGGCTCGGGCATCGGCGTAATCTAAGTATAAACATTAATTTCAGTTCGTCTCATAACGATCAGTTTCAAAATCCGACTTACAATTATATAAGCGGGCTGCCGAACGTACCGACCTATCAAATCATTAATGTGCACAGCCGCACCAATACCATAGGCACCACGCTTTCCTATATCGAACCGCTTGGTAAAACCACCTACCTTGAATTGAGTTATAATTTTAATCATTCCTTAACCATAAACACAAAGGAAACCGATACAACTGAGCTGGATGATCCGTCATTACCATTATTGCCGGATAGTGCGCTTAGTACCAACTACAATTATACTTTTACTACCAACCGTGTGGGTCTTAACTTTAGAAAAGTCGAAAAGAAATATAACTTCACCATCGGGGTCGCGGCTTTGCCTTCCGTGCTTGACGGTTATTCTCCGCTAACCGGTGCATCTACCCACGTTAGTACGTTCAACTTTATACCTACAGCAAGATATGTGTACAACTTCTCACGCGGACAGATGTTTACAGTAAATTACAATGGATCATCCAGTCAGCCAAGCTTCACCCAGTTACAGCCTACGCTGGACCTGTCCAATGCAACGTATCTTGTCGCAGGTAATCCGAACCTAAAGCCGCAGTTTACCAACAACTTTACGATCAGGTATAACAAATTCAGTTTTGCCACCGGCGACATATTTTTCAGCAACCTGTCATTCCAGCAGATCAATAACCAGGTAGTAACCAATACAATTACCTACCCGGGCAATTACACGCCAAATCCGAGGCTTTCAAATACGTTCCTTACCAGGTATTTAAATGCCGACGGCTATTATACCATCAACGGCACGGTGCTATATGGCAAGCCCTGGGATAAAAGGAAATTCACACTTTATTTGGGCGCGAACGTCGGTTATAGCAACAATGTTGGTTACCTAACCGATATAACTCCGGCAACCTTCGATTCGACCACGGTAAAAAACGTGGCTAAAAACTTACAATTTACCCCGCAGGCACGCATACGGATTGATATTACCGACGTAATGGATATGCAGGCGCTCACCAGTTACGCCATCAATCACACCAGCAATTCGGTTGACAATTCCATCACCAATGGCACTGGCAACATACGAACCTGGAACATCGGTTTAAATGGCAAACAATATATTCTGAAGGACTGGACCTTTAGTTATGACTACGCAAAGGCGATCAATTATGGTTACAGCTCAGCAGTAAAAGTCACCAACCCGAATATCCTTAACCTGTATCTCGAACGCCGGTTCCTGAAACATAACCAGGCGACGATACGCATTGCCGCGTTCGACCTTTTCAATCAAAATACCGGCTTTTCTTCATCAACAACTGCCAGTTCATTTACCGAATCACATGTTAACAGGCTATCACGTTATTACCTGGCAACATTTACCCTGCGACTCCAAAAATTCGCCGGCAAGGCTCCGACTCAAAATTTTGAAAGGGGATTTAGAAATGGCGGCGGGCGCAGGGGCAACGGAGAAGGGGGACCAGGTACAGATTAA
- a CDS encoding helix-turn-helix transcriptional regulator yields the protein MNFSTILTKTKIVENPNVVRIPDNPQTLGKHIRKVRMERGLLQKAVAEILNVDEDSITAWENGRSKPQVRFYPKILAFLQYNPFNHDIETVSGRLRHVRLCNGYSIKRFAQLVHVDPVTFAKLECGKRVMSTLAQLTILNLLAKLPTYLRTNHFL from the coding sequence GTGAACTTTTCTACAATCCTCACAAAGACAAAAATAGTTGAAAATCCTAATGTTGTACGCATTCCCGACAACCCTCAAACACTTGGCAAACATATTCGGAAAGTGCGAATGGAACGTGGCTTACTACAAAAAGCCGTGGCCGAAATTCTCAATGTTGACGAAGATAGCATCACGGCTTGGGAAAATGGACGAAGCAAGCCACAAGTGCGCTTTTACCCGAAGATTCTGGCGTTCCTACAATATAATCCGTTTAATCATGATATTGAAACGGTCTCTGGCAGGCTACGGCATGTGCGGTTATGCAACGGATATTCGATTAAGCGATTTGCACAGTTAGTTCATGTCGATCCAGTCACCTTTGCAAAATTGGAATGCGGTAAAAGAGTGATGTCAACATTGGCACAATTAACTATTTTAAATTTATTGGCTAAGTTGCCAACTTATTTAAGAACCAACCACTTTTTGTAG
- a CDS encoding D-alanyl-D-alanine carboxypeptidase/D-alanyl-D-alanine-endopeptidase yields MRPTTARIVLIACFSLLVCSCAYRGTIRKRKIEKLFKQSAISNDHFTGFALYDMDTKKMIYELNDDKYFTPASNTKLFTFYTCLRILGDSIPAFRYSERGDSLIFWGTGDPSFLQTGLRAINGYNFLKNSNKKLFFSSGFYKNDFYGSGWAWDDYNDYYQAEITEFPIEDNVAVLSSDKTGRLQISPAGLSIYLKCDSNYKPASFKVRRDFLSNTFVYPAMPVPADFHQEIPWKTSTDLTISLLQDTLKKPVYEVHVPMPENAKTICDANADTVYRHMLQPSDNFIAEQLLLVCSSVKFNALNADSVIRYSKEHYLNDLPDVPQWVDGSGLSRFNLFTPRSIVALLCKISDQMKNDSLLHSLMPAGGVAGTIRKAYQTDNGVPFVWAKTGSLSNNHNQSGYLITRKGKRLAFSFMNNNFTRPSRDIREEMVRVMTYIHENY; encoded by the coding sequence ATGCGCCCAACGACAGCCAGAATAGTGTTAATAGCATGTTTTTCGTTACTTGTGTGTTCATGTGCTTATCGGGGAACCATCAGGAAACGAAAAATAGAAAAACTGTTTAAGCAGTCAGCGATAAGTAATGACCACTTTACCGGTTTTGCCTTGTATGACATGGATACCAAAAAGATGATCTATGAGTTGAATGATGATAAATATTTTACACCTGCATCCAACACAAAGCTTTTTACATTTTACACCTGCCTGCGAATACTTGGCGATTCTATCCCCGCATTCAGATATTCGGAGAGGGGAGACTCGCTAATCTTTTGGGGTACCGGCGATCCATCCTTCCTTCAAACGGGGCTCAGGGCTATAAACGGGTACAATTTTCTTAAAAACTCGAATAAGAAACTCTTCTTCTCGTCGGGCTTTTATAAAAACGATTTTTATGGCTCCGGGTGGGCATGGGACGACTATAACGATTATTACCAGGCAGAAATAACGGAGTTCCCAATAGAGGACAATGTTGCGGTTTTGTCATCGGATAAAACAGGCAGGCTACAGATAAGTCCCGCCGGGCTAAGTATTTACCTTAAATGTGATAGCAACTATAAACCAGCATCTTTCAAGGTGCGGCGCGATTTTTTGAGCAACACATTCGTTTACCCGGCGATGCCGGTACCCGCTGACTTTCACCAGGAGATACCGTGGAAAACAAGTACCGATTTGACCATTTCGTTGCTGCAGGACACTTTGAAAAAGCCGGTATATGAAGTTCATGTTCCAATGCCGGAAAATGCAAAAACTATCTGCGATGCCAACGCGGATACGGTTTACAGGCACATGCTGCAGCCAAGCGACAATTTTATTGCCGAGCAGTTATTGCTGGTGTGCTCGTCGGTGAAGTTCAATGCGCTGAATGCAGATTCCGTGATACGGTATTCGAAAGAACATTATCTTAACGACCTGCCAGATGTACCGCAATGGGTTGATGGTTCCGGCTTATCGAGATTCAATTTATTTACACCAAGAAGTATTGTTGCCTTGCTTTGTAAAATATCTGACCAGATGAAGAACGATAGTTTGCTGCATAGCCTGATGCCGGCCGGAGGAGTGGCGGGTACAATAAGAAAAGCGTATCAAACCGATAACGGCGTTCCCTTTGTTTGGGCCAAAACAGGTTCGCTGTCAAACAACCATAACCAAAGCGGTTATTTGATAACGCGAAAAGGAAAGCGCCTTGCCTTTTCTTTCATGAACAATAATTTTACACGGCCAAGCCGCGATATACGCGAAGAGATGGTTAGGGTAATGACCTATATCCACGAAAATTACTGA
- a CDS encoding response regulator: MSIKPNKKVIIFDDDEDILSICTYVLEERGWEVHTFTNCNAVTQKVAQIGPDVILMDNRIPDAGGIEATQKLKSNDSLKNIPVIYFSADSDIQSLAAHAGAEAFLAKPFDLYDMEKVIDRTINGH; this comes from the coding sequence ATGAGTATAAAACCCAACAAAAAAGTTATCATTTTTGATGATGACGAGGATATTTTATCTATATGCACTTACGTATTGGAAGAACGCGGATGGGAGGTCCACACGTTTACCAATTGTAATGCGGTTACCCAAAAAGTGGCCCAAATAGGCCCGGATGTTATTTTGATGGATAACCGGATACCCGATGCCGGCGGTATTGAGGCCACCCAAAAGCTAAAAAGTAACGATTCTTTAAAAAATATACCGGTAATTTATTTTTCGGCCGATAGTGATATACAATCGCTGGCTGCCCACGCCGGAGCCGAAGCATTCCTGGCCAAACCGTTTGACTTATATGATATGGAAAAAGTCATAGACAGGACGATAAACGGTCACTAA
- a CDS encoding PAS domain-containing sensor histidine kinase, whose protein sequence is MDNRTKDDNYDAAMAPQALRGSLYHEMISFFNALDEVFFTVDMVDMRVMQISNACEKLFGYKQADFLADPLFWFGLVHPDDRHIIDSEDQILRRGEKVSNEYRIIRKDKSICWVENKVVPTLDDTGRLVRIDGVTRDITPRRDAEEKHRQSESRYRQIVETAQEGIWTIDENERTNFVNKKMADILGYKPEEMMGKGLYDFMDDEGREYAIACMERRRKGSKENLDIRYKTSGGHDVWANISANPIFDENGVYKGALAMVTDITQRKADEEALKKSAANLRTIFDNTDTAYVLFNTDLVIMSFNALAQKYSASQNRKPLVINESVKAYFSDERWPFIAEILDRVSTGETISYELNYTRDDGSVQWNDVRWLNVKDEHGKNWGFILANKDITEAKQATLERERITTDLIQHNKDLEQFTYIISHNLRAPVANIIALADMLKENEQDPGIRKEVIDKVSHSIKNMDAVIKDLNQILQARELVNEKKEVIYFRELMDTIRTSIYNVIVNEHVQFRCFFDEVESIFSVRSYLYSIFYNLASNSIKYHRPGIAPMITIKSHRLKSRIELRFKDNGKGIDLEKYTSQLFGLYKRFDNTVEGKGMGLFMVKTQVEALGGTIRIKSKPGEGCEFIVQLPA, encoded by the coding sequence GTGGATAATAGGACGAAAGACGATAATTATGATGCAGCCATGGCGCCCCAGGCTTTGCGGGGTAGCTTGTATCACGAAATGATCTCGTTCTTTAATGCCCTGGACGAGGTTTTCTTCACAGTGGATATGGTTGATATGAGGGTAATGCAGATATCTAACGCATGCGAGAAACTGTTCGGCTATAAACAAGCAGATTTTCTTGCTGACCCTTTGTTCTGGTTCGGCCTTGTTCATCCCGATGACAGGCACATTATTGACAGTGAAGACCAAATACTGCGGCGCGGCGAAAAGGTAAGCAATGAATACCGGATAATACGCAAAGATAAAAGCATCTGCTGGGTTGAGAACAAGGTCGTACCTACCCTCGATGATACAGGCAGACTGGTCCGGATCGATGGTGTGACGAGGGATATCACGCCGCGCCGGGATGCTGAAGAAAAACACAGGCAAAGCGAAAGCCGTTACCGGCAAATAGTGGAAACCGCCCAGGAAGGAATATGGACCATCGATGAAAATGAACGGACCAATTTCGTTAATAAAAAAATGGCTGATATTTTAGGTTATAAGCCGGAAGAAATGATGGGAAAGGGACTTTATGATTTTATGGACGATGAAGGCCGGGAATATGCCATAGCCTGCATGGAACGGAGACGAAAGGGATCAAAAGAAAACCTCGATATACGATATAAGACCAGCGGGGGCCATGATGTTTGGGCCAATATTTCGGCCAACCCAATATTTGACGAAAACGGCGTTTACAAAGGCGCGTTGGCAATGGTTACAGACATTACTCAGCGAAAAGCGGATGAAGAAGCTCTGAAAAAGTCGGCAGCCAACCTGCGGACAATTTTTGACAACACAGATACCGCATATGTATTGTTTAATACTGACCTGGTCATTATGTCATTTAATGCGCTGGCTCAGAAGTATTCGGCCAGCCAAAACAGGAAGCCTCTGGTTATAAACGAGTCTGTAAAAGCATATTTTTCAGATGAAAGATGGCCGTTCATTGCGGAAATACTGGATAGAGTAAGTACGGGTGAAACCATAAGCTATGAATTGAATTATACCAGGGACGATGGATCGGTACAATGGAACGATGTACGATGGCTGAATGTTAAAGATGAACATGGTAAAAACTGGGGATTCATATTGGCCAACAAGGACATTACAGAGGCAAAGCAAGCTACTTTAGAGCGCGAACGGATAACTACGGACCTTATACAGCATAATAAAGATCTTGAACAATTCACTTATATCATTTCACACAATTTGCGGGCACCTGTAGCCAACATTATTGCGCTTGCCGACATGTTGAAAGAAAATGAACAGGACCCCGGCATTAGAAAAGAAGTGATCGATAAAGTATCCCATTCTATAAAAAACATGGATGCGGTAATAAAAGATCTTAACCAGATTTTACAAGCCCGGGAACTGGTAAATGAAAAAAAGGAAGTGATCTATTTCCGCGAACTGATGGATACGATAAGGACGAGCATCTACAATGTCATCGTAAATGAACACGTTCAATTTCGCTGCTTTTTTGACGAGGTTGAATCTATTTTTAGTGTCCGCAGCTACCTGTACAGCATATTTTATAACCTGGCATCCAATAGCATCAAATATCACAGGCCCGGCATCGCCCCAATGATAACCATCAAAAGTCACCGGTTGAAGAGCCGGATCGAACTGCGTTTCAAAGACAACGGAAAGGGCATTGATCTCGAAAAATACACATCGCAGCTTTTCGGGCTCTATAAACGTTTTGATAACACCGTAGAGGGAAAAGGTATGGGGCTTTTTATGGTGAAAACGCAGGTTGAAGCGCTTGGCGGCACCATACGCATTAAAAGCAAGCCAGGCGAAGGATGTGAATTTATTGTACAATTGCCGGCGTAA